From the genome of Pelobacter propionicus DSM 2379, one region includes:
- a CDS encoding ABC1 kinase family protein, with protein sequence MSRLLLLIRLYHPARIYTVFRVLLTIFLLIRRRPDWLGMGPLAPGVLVAAIEGLGASFIKLAQVLATRADFFDASYLRALQQLHDQLSPMPRQDFQEVFGRAFGKGDCFGSFDQEPLACASIGQVHRARLHNGELVAVKLLRNRIELVVREDIRLLGWVLALLQPLFSEYTRNSIEAVLAAFRRTILQEVDMRVELSNLERFRQIYAASSVRLPVPWPDYCSRDALVMSFEEGVRFDDREGLSRLNIPFEGLMEKLVLFYTEQMLVKGLFHADPHPGNLLVTPGGELVLLDFGMVSRISNATRLAMINVVKAAGERDFEMLVHAARKLGIITDNAPREELTGLTEDLFSIFDNEHLKATSMQELAFGVMETLKEYPFKLPQEIIYVMRASSIIEGLGTRYIENFNGIKDVLPILKANLTRALGERDSLWGVVVHELAQLPLTMVRARHLVDTLQQGELIVRLTDEDRRALVRPVQVWLRQLAWVALLVALAFYLRGMAHPVAGWLSLACFCAAAIRLVWKS encoded by the coding sequence GCGCCGGGAGTGCTGGTGGCGGCCATCGAAGGGCTGGGAGCCAGCTTCATCAAGCTGGCCCAGGTGCTGGCCACCAGGGCGGATTTCTTCGACGCAAGCTACCTGCGGGCCCTGCAGCAGCTGCATGACCAGCTCTCGCCCATGCCGCGCCAGGATTTTCAGGAGGTCTTTGGCCGGGCTTTCGGCAAGGGGGACTGTTTCGGCAGCTTCGACCAGGAACCCTTGGCATGCGCCTCCATCGGCCAGGTTCACCGCGCCCGACTGCACAATGGCGAACTGGTGGCGGTCAAGCTGTTGCGCAACCGGATCGAACTGGTGGTGCGCGAGGACATTCGCCTGCTGGGGTGGGTTCTGGCCCTGCTGCAGCCATTGTTTTCTGAATACACCCGCAACTCCATCGAAGCGGTGCTGGCGGCGTTCCGTCGTACCATCCTGCAGGAGGTGGACATGCGGGTCGAACTTTCCAACCTGGAGCGGTTCCGTCAGATCTATGCCGCTTCGTCTGTTCGACTGCCCGTTCCCTGGCCCGACTACTGCTCGCGCGATGCGTTGGTGATGAGTTTCGAGGAGGGGGTGCGCTTCGACGACCGGGAAGGGTTGAGCCGCCTGAATATCCCCTTCGAGGGGCTGATGGAAAAGCTGGTGCTGTTCTACACCGAGCAGATGCTGGTCAAGGGGCTCTTCCATGCCGACCCGCATCCGGGCAATCTGCTGGTTACCCCGGGGGGGGAACTGGTGCTGCTTGATTTCGGCATGGTCAGCAGGATCTCCAACGCCACCCGTCTGGCCATGATCAATGTGGTCAAGGCCGCCGGCGAGCGGGATTTTGAAATGCTGGTACATGCGGCCCGCAAGCTGGGAATCATTACCGACAACGCCCCCCGTGAGGAGTTGACCGGATTGACGGAAGATCTCTTCAGCATCTTCGACAACGAGCACCTGAAGGCCACCTCCATGCAGGAGCTGGCCTTCGGCGTGATGGAAACCCTGAAAGAGTACCCCTTTAAACTGCCCCAGGAGATCATCTATGTCATGCGGGCAAGCTCTATCATCGAGGGGCTGGGCACCCGTTATATCGAGAACTTCAATGGCATCAAGGATGTACTGCCTATCCTCAAGGCCAACCTGACCCGCGCCCTGGGCGAGCGCGACAGCCTGTGGGGGGTGGTGGTGCACGAACTGGCCCAGTTGCCGCTGACCATGGTCAGGGCCCGTCATCTGGTGGACACCCTGCAGCAGGGTGAATTGATCGTACGCCTGACCGACGAGGACCGCCGCGCCCTGGTGCGCCCCGTGCAGGTCTGGCTGCGACAGCTGGCCTGGGTCGCCCTGCTGGTGGCCCTGGCCTTCTACCTGCGGGGGATGGCCCATCCCGTTGCTGGCTGGTTGTCGCTGGCCTGTTTCTGCGCCGCCGCAATCAGACTGGTATGGAAGTCGTAA